A window of Pseudomonas monteilii contains these coding sequences:
- a CDS encoding phospholipid-binding protein: MKKFAIAAATATALTLTMANAAFAQQSAQAPMTLAANTTTQEVKQDTSDTWITTKVKADLLTEKGIPGSDIKVETNKGVVSLSSDVKVSESQKEVAVSIAKKIKGVQAVSADGLKAE; this comes from the coding sequence ATGAAGAAGTTCGCCATTGCTGCCGCTACTGCTACCGCTCTGACGCTGACCATGGCTAACGCCGCTTTCGCTCAGCAGTCTGCACAGGCACCTATGACGCTGGCGGCCAACACGACTACCCAAGAAGTCAAGCAAGACACCTCTGACACCTGGATCACCACCAAGGTCAAAGCTGACCTGCTGACCGAGAAAGGCATTCCAGGCAGCGACATCAAAGTCGAAACCAACAAAGGCGTGGTTTCCCTGTCCTCCGACGTGAAAGTCAGCGAGTCGCAGAAAGAAGTCGCCGTCTCGATCGCCAAGAAGATCAAAGGCGTTCAGGCTGTTTCGGCTGACGGCCTGAAAGCCGAATAA